In Alnus glutinosa chromosome 7, dhAlnGlut1.1, whole genome shotgun sequence, the sequence AGAGTAATACTAAAATAAAGActaatgttttatttaattttttttaaaattgatttaatttttaaaattactattaaacaTATAATAGACTGATAGATCacaattaagattttttttttttctcccttttaatttgcatttgaaaaACTAGGATGGACAAAATCCTCACCCACTTGCCCATCAACCTCAACCAAAAAGGTGGTGTCCACcaagcttaagtttttgggtgcctctctctctctctctctctctctctctctctctctctctatatatatatatatatatatatgccacgATGGTGCTCCTTTTTTGCGGCTTCGGTTTAGTAAGCTTTAGTGCTCCTCTTCTTGTCGTGGACGGGGCAGAGGGAGGGGGGCCGGTATAGGCCATGGCTCTCGTTCAACtcataagaagaaaaaattttaaggtaaaaataaaaaataaaaattataaggtttttTTGACTATTGACTTttagtaagaaatttttttggcccCTTCATTTTTATCATATCTTCAACTGATTTCATCTCATTTGGAACAATAACTTCATTGCCAAAACTTTTGCttttaatatttcacgggtaACAACAGACATGGCTGAGGAAGGTAATAATGGAAGGAGCTTTACAAAGTTGCAGAtgttttattcaaagtaaatgaaaggGGTTTAGTAAAGCAGTGTATTGGAATAAGACAAATGTGGACTTGAGGAATCATATGCCTGGCAAAGTTCGATTTCCTAAAAATGCGTGGCAAAGATAACGTAAAATGGGGATTTATTTCAATATAACTAGATGacattagaaaagtctagaagatatgtgtttcatttgttttgtgttatgtttagcataatgtgttttgtgtagaatatatataatgtgtttGTATAACTGTTAGTGGGCTACTGTGTTAGTTAAAGTGGgttgttctaacaaaatgaGCAAGAAAATTTTAGCTTCAAGAGTCATGTCATCCCAGTAAAGCCTTGTGAGAATACCGAGAAGTACATAATTTATTCAActaaaatttctcaatttcaatacAGAAAttgggacttttttttttttttttaaaaaaaaaaaaattttctgaatctttagataacggtttttttttctcaaaaaactttcttttcaattttgcttattgatttttaatttgaagggaataataaaaatataaaaattgggttatgtttaatttacttaaaatttgcctttatatatatatatatattaacccctactttaaaaaaaaaataataataattatttgggCCCCTCCTCCCATTAACCCCTGGCCGGGAATCTcaaatcttgttgttgtaaCAGGTGTTTTAGGCAACTTCTTGCCTCTTCAAACCGCCAACTTGGGTGGCCCCTCTCTTGGCTTTTGAGTCGGTAACTCATGAGATCATGCCAATCTTTATGCCCATCCAGACAGAGATCTTAGGCTTTTAAGCATTgtattggttgttttggagtTGTTTTGAGTTGCCTCACCCTTATTTTTTGCATGTTCTGCGTAGTTTATTCCCCCGTCTCGTTCCCCTGTAAttttcttaggaaaaaaaaaatgcctcaaCTAAACAAATCGCCTCAAAGTAATTAAACAAAGAGTAATTCTATTCTTGCACATATTATTTATATCGGTTGATATAATgtctttaaataattttttatgtcAACCACTTAAAGTACTTCACTTCAGCCATTATAATTTAGTTATCTAAAATTACTACTCCACCCAACCATATACGTATATAATATCCCTATTCTGAATTTGTTTCCCATATCCTTTCCTTCCTATCTTTGACTCCTTTTTACCttgatttgaataaaaaataaaaataatatttaaaaaactcttttgacaaaatcattgcCAAAATTCACTAGAGCTCACGAGTAATTCTATAAGTcttttatgtattatttttgtgtctctCTAAAAataaggtgacttttaaaattaccatttaatcaaaatttaatggtgattaaTCACAAGCCTAATACTAATTTTAAGAGCTacttcatttttagagggacacaaaagAAACTTTTAACATTACTCACGGAAATACAGGTAAGCTtcgaaaattttaatttttttctttctttctaaataatatgttttttttaggagataaattctttaaaattaacatttttatcCATTAAAAtctcttgtaattaattttttctttagacGGAGACTACGAAACATATTTTGTAGAGTTGCCTTACGGCAAAAGATGCATATAGGGCTGTATTCGAGCCGAGTCGAatcgagtattgaatgttcaagctcggctcatttaattttatttcgaacacgagtcgaaTTCGAATTTATCATCGAACGAAATATTctgttcaagcttggctcgtttaattttatttcgaatacgagtcgagctcgatcttatcacgagctgctcaattaacttattcatttcttatataaagtaaatatcatgattgtttatattttcataaatccatattaatcattaattaatcaagtcttattaaaattttatcatctgagttcattaaataaattaacttgaatcttaaataatataatctcgagtttatatgtatgtatataaatttattatgcacatacacaaattacatgtgtgcacacaaacacatataaccacacatactcacaaacacacttatgtacatacaaatctataaaattaaactcacaacaataattcaagctatatctatcatatttggataatgattcatttttacttaagatgttcttattacaaaattaaaataatagtaagaaaaaattgtaaaaatgaagttatacgagtttatacaagctTATCCGAGTCTATCCgaatcgagccgagtttatacgagtatgtctcgtttaatattcgaatatattattgtgttcacgaacggctcatttattattcaagcCGAGACCGAATCGAGTTTAACCGAACCGAATCAAGCCGAGCTGACGAGTGGCCGAGCTCATCTTACACCCCTAGATGCATAGAATATATGTGGAAAGAAACTTTAGAGGAGTTGCTCCGAAAATGACGGTTTTATCAATATAGTGGAGGGTTTGCAAAATAAGGTGGAGGATGAGGATCTTGAGCTCACGGCGGTAGTGGCTTGAAATATGTGGTTTAGGAGGAATTGTGCGGCCTATGGAGGGGCGTTTAGTCATCGTATTCAACTTGTGAGGAAAGCATTGGAATCCCCGAATGACTTCAAAAATGCTATTGTAAAAGTGGTAATGCTTTTACTCTGTGTGAGTGTGTTTGTCCCACACCGGTTAAACAAAGTCAGTAGGCTGAGAATATAAGCTCCTTCCCCCCATCAAGAGATAGACCTTTTTTGTGAGATGTGTTGGATTAAGTTTGCGTTCTCGATTGAAAACCTCTTGCTCTCTCAACTAGGCTGTGTGGATTTATCCCATTTCCCCATTATTCccaatttatccaaaaaaaaaaaagtggtcaATGCCCACCAAGGCTTTGTGAAAGGTTAATTGTGATACAATTATGGAcaagtacaaaagaaagatGGGCACCGGCATGATTGTGAAAGACTATGGGAGGAGAGGAATTGACGACGTTGATAGCCCCAAAGACAATATATCAACTAAACTAATGTAAATATAACCGATATCTAATCTAAAATGACATCTCTTTTGTATTAAACATCAAAGCAACATCATTTTGAAACGCGGACATGATTATTAATCGTTTTTGCATACCTTAAAATTGATATTCACATTTGTATATGCGTATgataatttttgttaattgcaTCTACATTCGTTTATGCAAAAATATCATATATGGATAGCAAATACATACCTTTAATATCAGCAGCATGTACACCCTCTAAATATGGCCAATAAAATACTTTATCTTTAGCAGTATTCCAAGTTCTGTCTTATTAGTAATGATTGCtagattgaattgaaaaatatatataccaagTTGTGTTTTATTCCGTTTTTGGCCAAAGTGTAATCGCATTATGGCATCTTTTACACCAGGAGTAAAGCAGAAAAAAGGCATCGCAGAACAAACAAAGAGTAAGCAGAACTTTAGGGCATTTTCGTAAGAAAAGGAAATCCTATATTTCtttacatttaaataataattattaaaaagtaaagaagaaggaaaaatacaaaaaaaaaaaaaaaaaaaaaaaaaaaaaaaaaaaaaggaaaaaggaaaagcagTTGCAATTAACTTTAGCATTTCCctaatccaaatccaaatccatcGATGGTATTCCAAATCCATCGATGGTGTTTTGGTGGAGCTTTACGCAATCCCATTATACCAACTATCCATGGATTCCTGTTCCTGAGCCCCACCTCCTCGGTCTCCACAATTCTCCTTCCACtgcatttcattttcttctttaaagTTCCTGGCGGTGTCGAATCCTACACTTTCTCTTGCTTTgcgaaggaaaagaaaatgagacaCATTGCATGCACCTCCTATCGCAATCGGATGCGCTTCGTTTCCGACAGCTGAAAACAGGGTGGAGAAagatttgggattttctctcgGGGTGTGCCGTCTCGCTTCTCGGACTTCGGGAGGAAAAATTCCATGGGAAACGTCGTGAGTAGCGGCGTGAACGGCCCTCGGAGACACCGGAGCCGTCGGAGCCACCCTCCTCCGCCTCCCCCGGCGCCGCCTCAGCCGGAGATATCGGCCAACCGTTACGTGTTCGTCGCCGCCGCCACACCGTATCCAAACCCTAGCCACCCTCACCTCCCGTACTCCCAATACCCAGGCTACTATGGCCCTCAGCCACCGGCCGTTCCGGCGTCTCTACCGGCTCCGTACGACCACCACCACCGAGGTGGGCCTCATGCCCATCCCCACCTAGACCCGTCCCAGGCCCAGGCCCATTGGGTCGGCGGGAGTTACCCGGGTCCTCCGACCCCCTATGTCGACCACCAGAAGGCTGTTACTATACGGAACGATGTTAATCTGAAGAAAGAGACTCTGAGGATCGAACCGGACGAGGAAAATCCCGGCCGGTTTCTCGTATCGTTCACCTTCGATGCCACTGTTACCGGGCGGTATGTAAGCTTGTgcttgtttggttttttaatttcttaaaagaGCTAGAGTTTGTTCGTATATAGATGGGGATTCTCCTGTACAATATGTTGAAATGTGTTTCAGCTTTCAACTTTGTTGTCAATTGTTTGATGCGTTGCTTTAGGATTCGCtgcttatatataattcattACCGGGTCAATCTGTGTGGTTAAATATAAGGGAGGTCGTTTTGGATAATGACGTTGAGAATTTTCAAATCACTAGCTGCGAATGAGATTTCTATATTATGATCTATAGTCCCTTTTGTTAATATTAGTCTGGTTAtaatttgcttttttatttttagcatatCCGGTCCCTTGCACATGTAAATTAAGTAATTTGATGCATTGATGACTTCGAAAAAATGTATTCTCTTGATGAAGGAGAGATGCTATGGGAAAGTGTTATTTCTTTGTTGGTGCAGAGGTTTATGGGTTTGTGGGTATTTTGGAGAACTTTGTAATTTGCTACAACTAAGTGATTTTAGTGATTATCGCTGAAGTACTTTCGCTTAAAATTCCATATTGTATACAGTATAAGTTAGTAATCCGTGGCGTTTGTTTGTCTTAAAGAGTCAAATGTCCCTGTAGGAAGCTAGTTCCATTTTCTTTTGCAGTAGTTGTACTCGTTGACTCTAATTTTAATGGAATTAGGCATGCTGAAATATATGAATAAAAAGGAAGCATTATGTTGCCTAGGTTTGGCTGAGCATGGGCCAAAATCCTCTAAATATGGcattttcttttgcattttacATAATCTTCTAAGATTGGATGTAATGTTTAATTAGTTGTTATCATTATAATTCTCCACGAGCTGAAGTTGATGGTAACAGGAGTTTGCTAtccattacttatcaaaaaaaaaaacaggagtTTGCTAGCCATGAGAGAGCTTTTATCAGGTTTGCTATGGCTTTTAAACTTGCATTACCTTTCTGGGAAGATAGCTAAAGGTGGAATCTGGTTGCTGAAGAGTATATTAGGATTCTGTGAGAGGAGAGAAATATTGCAACTAGTATTGGTGGAAGAGTAGACAAGCTGCATGTTTCttaaataagaagaaaaagagtagTGGAAACAGTCACTAATGTGTACCTTTCTTGAATGGGCACCATGTTTGTTGCAATGGAGAAGGTTTCACATTTTACCTCATGTAGATGAACATCGTGTTCTTAGTTTGTACAATGCCAGAATGACCTTCAGTTTCTATAGATATCCGTGGatcaagaatgaaaaaaaaaaattccttttctattaaaaaaaatcacttatagATGCTAATTGTTAATTTATCCTAGACCAGATTGGACAACTGAACCACTTGAACCTTGCATGTGTCTCGTGGGGGCTTCTACTTTTCTGACCTACCAAGTGGCATATAGAaactaattttataaattatgaaagTTCCAATCTTACTTGCCTCAATTATATcctaatgttattattattatttttatatcaggTTGCACTTACGTATTTATATGCATCATAGATTTATAGCTGGGAAAGAGTTGAAGCTTAAAATTAAGAACAATGCTTCCATGCTTTCTAAAGACTAAAATTAGTATTCTGTCTCAATCTATTTTCGTGTTTGAATGTGTTTTTATAACTATTGCTGTATGGCCCTTGAAAATAACTTGCTGTGATTGTAATGAAGGAGGAAGTTGGAGTTAAAGATTATAATGAGCGAGGAAGTTGGAATTAAAGATTAGGTCAGTGTTCTTACAACTTTATCTAGTGACACTGGGAGTGATAAGATTGTGAGTGGTGAAGAAAGTTTGGAGAAACTATAATAAAGCTTAAACAGGTAGAGGGATGATTGAGATGGTTTAATGATATTCGTAGAAACTTTTAGGTGTCGctaatttggggggggggggggggggggggggggatattTGGCCACGATATTGGTGAAAAGTTGATAAATGAGGCTTCGAGTTTGAGCACAGTGAGAGTAATGGAAAAACTTTTGGAATCAAGcaaattgttttttcaataaaGTGGGTTGCAGAAGATTGTGTCGTCAATAGAGATGGCATGAAGGCTTGGATGACGATAATGAGTTATTTGCTTCTTTAATTATTCATCTTAAGTGGTGAGCATTTGTGGCACTCTTTAATTAGTGAGAATAGATCAAGGTGGCTGAGTAGGACGTTCAACATGTCTCTTCAGGCAAATACAAAATGATCTTATGGAGACCTTAGTCTGTATTTGgatctttagaaaaaaaaattcaaagatattGTCCTGGTGTATGCATGATTCCATTTCAGCTTTCATTGTTATGGTGGTTTATGTTGCTGCTGATTAAAAACTGAGAAGACTGATATTTTGTTCTATGCATTATACTCGAAGATCTCAACTATTATGAGATCACAATCATTACAATGTTCCTTTAGTAGTACAGTACCTGGCTTTCATATGGTATTATAGGATCATTGTTATTAAAATGTTTTCCATTTGGTATGATCAAGTAGCATATTTTGGTTGTAGTTTTGTTTCCCTTGGTGTTCAATTTGCAGTCTCATCTGCAACAGAGCATCACTTTCTATTGTCCAGTATGAGCATTTTGTTTATAATCAGACTGTTAATTTTGGTTCTTTGATATTTACTGAGATATTCAAATATTGTCTTTCTTTGTTATGGTGTTTCCACCTTTCAGatattttgctttcttttttcttcctttttattttttttatttatatgacattttttcttaatatttgtCTTGACTAGAAGTTTCATTTGCTTTGCTCAACAGCATCACCATTATTTTCTTTGCAAAAGAAGAAGGTGGAGACTGTAGCCTGACACCAAAGAAGGAAAACCTTCTTGCACCAGTGACAGTAAATTTCCAACAAGGTCTGGGCCAGAAGTTCAGGCAGTCCTCTGGAACTGGGATTGACTTCTCAATGTTTGAGGAGACAGAGTTACGGAAGGTGGGTGATATGGACGTCTACCCTTTGGCAGTTAAGGCAGAGGCAATTCCAGTTATCAAGAATGGTACAGATGGAAACCCAATACCTGCAACCACAAACTCTCAGATAACTCAGGCGGTGTTTGAGAAGGAGAAAGGTGAATACCGGGTGAGGGTAGTAAAGCAGATCTTGTGGGTCAATAGAATGAGGTATGAGCTGCAGGAGATATACGGGATTGGCAATTCGGTTGAGGGTGACTTGGATGGGAATGACCTGGGAAAAGAATGTGTCATCTGCTTGTCAGAACCCCGGGACACAACCGTCCTTCCCTGCAGACATATGGTAATCAAACTCTCTTGTTTTCCCATTTAAAGTTGTATGATTAGACATTAAGTTGCCCAAATTAGTTTCTTGTACAATGGTTGCAATTCTCAGCCTATCAGAGCAACTTATATCATGCGTGTTGGCCCTGTTGGGGTTGTCTTCATTTTTAGTATGGGAGCCATTTTACTGCATTGACCTCGGAAACCCTCCCTAACACCCCGgcccatgaaaaaaaaaaaaaagtaacattgTGAACCTGAATTAATCGCAACCCTTGTTTATAGTGAGTTGATATGCCATGGTTAGCAATTGCATGTATTGATTTCATCCTGAAATCTTAGGATGTATTGTGGACTGATTTCCCAGGCTACATGTTCAAGAGCATCAATTTTGCTCATAT encodes:
- the LOC133872447 gene encoding probable E3 ubiquitin-protein ligase LOG2; translated protein: MGNVVSSGVNGPRRHRSRRSHPPPPPPAPPQPEISANRYVFVAAATPYPNPSHPHLPYSQYPGYYGPQPPAVPASLPAPYDHHHRGGPHAHPHLDPSQAQAHWVGGSYPGPPTPYVDHQKAVTIRNDVNLKKETLRIEPDEENPGRFLVSFTFDATVTGRITIIFFAKEEGGDCSLTPKKENLLAPVTVNFQQGLGQKFRQSSGTGIDFSMFEETELRKVGDMDVYPLAVKAEAIPVIKNGTDGNPIPATTNSQITQAVFEKEKGEYRVRVVKQILWVNRMRYELQEIYGIGNSVEGDLDGNDLGKECVICLSEPRDTTVLPCRHMCMCSGCAKVLRFQTDRCPICRQLVERLLEIKVTNESEE